A window of Blautia argi genomic DNA:
ATTTTTCTTTATTGAGGCAGCTTTGCTTCTGGAAGAAAAATATGATGAAATTTGCGATGAGATATGGTATATTTATTGCGAAAAAGAAGTACGCATGGAAAGGCTGCGCCGGGACAGAGGGTATTCTGATGAGAAGATCAGAAAGCTTATGGAAAACCAGCTTCCGGACGAAGTCTTTGAGGAACGCTGCGACTTCCAATTATATAACGATGAAGATGTAGCCCATACTTATCTTCAGATTGAACGGAAAATGAGGACATATTATGAATCTGTGTAGTATAGCCAGCGGCAGCAGCGGAAACTGCATTTATGTAGGCAGTGATACCACCAGCCTGCTGGTAGACGTAGGAATCAGCGGAAAACGCATTGAAGAAGGATTGAGAAGCATTGACCATACCACAGGGGATTGCGACGGAATTTTAATTACCCATGAACACTCTGACCACATTAAGGGGCTTGGGGTGATTTCCAGAAAACACAAAATTCCCATTTACTGTACCAGAGGCACTATGGAGGCCATGCAGTCCATGAACAGCCTTGGAAAAATGCCGGAAGGACTCTTTCACCCCATAGAGGCAGACAAAACCTTTCAAATCGGAGATTTAGAGGTGCAGCCCTTTTCTATTTCCCACGATGCGGCAGAGCCTGTGGGCTATCGTGTCAATCACGGCACAAAATCTGCGGGCATTGCCACAGACCTGGGATTTTATGATGATTACATTGTAAAAAATCTTGCAGGACTTGACGTACTGCTTTTGGAAGCCAATCATGATGTCAATATGCTGCAGGTGGGAAGCTATCCCTATTATTTAAAACAACGTATTTTAGGCAACCGGGGACATCTCTCCAATGAAAATGCCGGACGGCTTTTATGCCGCCTTCTGCATGACCACATGAAAGCCATTTTTCTGGGCCATTTAAGCAGAGAAAATAATTATGAAGCCCTTGCCTATGAAACTGTATGCTCAGAGGTCACCATGGGGGACAATCCCTGGAAATCCTCAGACTTTAAAATTGCTGTAGCACACAGAGAGCAGGTATCGGATTTGGTAACTGTGTAAAAAAGCCATTTTTATCGGCTTTTTATATATTATGAAGCTTAATTTCATAAATCAAGGAAGAAACGAGGAGTAAAGCATGAAGAAAACCATTATCACCGTTGTGGGAGAAGACACTGTAGGAATTATTGCAAGGGTATGCACTTACCTGGCAGAAAGCAACATCAATATTCTGAATATTTCTCAGACCATTGTAGACGGATATTTTAATATGATGATGATTACAGATACCAGTATGTCTGCTAAAAAGCTGAATGTGATTTCTGAGGAACTGGAAGCTCTGGGCAAGGAAATCGGTGTGGTAATCCGCGTACAGCTGGAAGATATTTTCACAAAAATGCACAGAATTTAAGACGGATAGAAAGGACAAAATCCACTTATGATTAACATGTATGAAGTCAATGAAACCAATAAAATGATTGCGGAAGAGAATCTGGACGTGCGTACCATTACCTTGGGCATCAGCCTTTTGGACTGTATTGATTCTGATTTGCAGCAGGTAAACCGCAAGGTCTATGAAAAGATCACAGGGCTTGCCAGACACCTGGTGGAAACCGGGGACGATATTTCCAAAGAATTTGGCATTCCGGTGGTAAACAAACGTATTTCCGTAACGCCCATTGCCCTGATTGGCGGCGCTGCCTGCAAGACACCAGAGGATTTTGTAAGCCTTGCAAAAACTTTAGATAAGGCGGCAAAAGAGGTTGGCGTCAACTTCATCGGCGGCTACTCTGCAACGGTATGTAAAGGTATGACAGCAGCAGATGAACTGCTGATTCGTTCCATTCCGGAAGCGCTTGCTTCTACAGAACGGGTCTGCAGCTCTGTAAACCTGGGTTCTACAAAAACAGGAATTAACATGGACGCAGTACGCCTCATGGGAAATATTGTACGGGAAACAGCCGAGGCAACCAAAGAAGACGATTCTCTCGGCTGTGCAAAGCTGGTGGTATTCTGTAACGCCCCCGACGACAATCCCTTTATGGCAGGGGCTTTCCATGGTGTGACAGAGGCTGATGCGGTGATTAACGTAGGGGTATCCGGTCCCGGCGTTGTAAAAAAAGCCCTGGAACAGGTAAGAGGTAAGAACTTTGAAATTCTGTGTGAAACCATTAAAAAGACTGCGTTTAAGATTACCCGTGTGGGACAGCTGGTGGCACAGGAAGCTTCCAGACGTCTGGGCATTCCTTTTGGCATTATCGACCTTTCCCTTGCACCTACACCGGCAATCGGGGACAGTGTAGCAGATATTCTCCATGAAATCGGCGTAGAATACGCAGGCGCACCGGGAACAACTGCAGCATTGGCTCTTTTAAATGACCAGGTGAAAAAGGGAGGCGTCATGGCGTCCTCTTATGTGGGCGGTTTAAGCGGCGCTTTTATTCCGGTCAGCGAAGACCAGGGTATGATTGACGCAGTTGTGGCAAATGCCCTGACCATTGAAAAGCTGGAAGCCATGACCTGTGTCTGCTCCGTAGGACTTGACATGATTGCCATTCCGGGAGATACCAAGGCGTCTACCATTTCCGGCATTATTGCAGACGAATGTGCCATTGGTATGGTAAATCAGAAGACCACAGCTGTGCGTATAATTCCGGTTATCGGAAAAGGCGTGGGAGAAACCGTAGAATTCGGCGGTCTTTTGGGATATGCGCCGGTTATGCCGGTAAATCCTTATTCCTGTGAAAATTTTGTAAACCGTACAGGAAGGATCCCGGCGCCAATCCACAGCTTTAAGAACTAATAAAAATGAAACTGTTTTCACTGTACAGGGAGAAAAAATGGAATCTATTGAAGTTGTAATCAGCATTATCCTTCAATTTTCAGGAATTTTCGGCATGTATTATCTTGTACGGGCAATCTTTATGTTTCGCAGAAAAAAATTCCCCACACCGGGCTTTGAAGAAGACCGAAAGGAGGAAAACAAAGCCTGGTGCAGGGGTGAAGGAACGGTATGCCTTTACTGGGGTATTTTACTTTTACTCTTAAACGCTTATGCATGGATTACTGCTTACACAGGAGGAAGACTTTCTCTGATTGTTGTAATCGTCTTTCTCCTCCTGCTGTGTGCAGGATACGGCGGACGTATCCGAAACAACCTGAAATACCGAAACCGCAAAAGCAATACCTGGTAATTACCGGATTTCATGCTTCCGGAATCCCCTATATATAAAAGGGGAAAGAATCCATATACAAACAAGGGAGAAGAGCGGAAACATTACATAAGGCGGAAGCACCAGACCGGCAATTTCATATTGTAATTCTGTTTTATTTTATCACATAGGAAATCCCTTCGGAATCCTATGTGATAAAAAGCATAATTCCTATAAAAAGCAAGGCTTGCAAAAACGCCTAAAGTGTATTTCCCACCGCACATGGCAGTAATTCCAGACGGAGATAATATCCTCTGTCGTGACCGCACACCGGGCATTTTTCCGGCACCTGCAGCCCTGTATAGACATGTCCGCATTTTAAACAAATCCAGGAAGTTTCTACCTCTGACACAAACAATTTCTTTTCTTCTAAAAGTTCTGCCAGCATACCGAATCTCTTCCCATGAATTTTCTCAATTTCTCCAATCATATGGAAAGAGCCTGCGATATCCTGAAATCCTTCCTCCCGGGCTTTTTCTTCAAAGGCACGGTAGACATCATCGTGTTCCTCCATCTCATTTTTCTCTGCAAAACGCAGAAGCTGCGCAATATCCCCGGAAATATCTACGGGATAGTTTCCGTCAATGGAAATATTATGCTGCGCCAAAGGAGAGAGGTGTTTATAAAAAATTTCTGCGTGTTCTCTTTCCTGATTGGCCGTAAAAAGAAAGACCGCTTCTAGAGCAGCCATATGCTCTCTGTGTGCCTGGGACGCTGCTATGGTGTAACGGTTTCGTGCCTGACTTTCTCCGGCAAAGGCGCGCATAAGGTTTTCTTTGGTAATACTGTCTTTTAATTCCATGTTCATAACCTCCTTATCCTCTGGTATTATACCCTGCAGCTTTAAAATCATACCTGATACAAAATAAGAAATTTCTGAACTTCTTTTGTAGTTTTTACATAAGCTAAAAGAAAAAGGAATTTTTATGGCATACGAAACGTATCAAAAAGTCATCGGTAGCATTCAGAATATTTCAAGAGGAACCTCTTGCTGCAGCTTCCTCATGGCAGTACAGACGGAAACAGAAACCATAAATTTTGTGGTGACAGGAGAAACTCTGGTGATTGACAACATACGTTTAAGAAGAGGCATGCGAGTGGCTGCTTTTTATGATACCAGCCTTCCCGCACCTGCTATTTATCCGCCTCAATATCAGGCAGAACTGGTAACCGTGCTGCGGCAGAATCAAAACGTAACGCTGGATTATTTTGACAGAAATCTGGTTTCAGAAGACAATTCCCTGAAACTGAATCTTTCTCCTACCACCAGAATTTCCACCTTAAACGGACAGCGTTTTTCCTGTAATCCGGGAGATGAAGAGCTGCTGGTTTATTATACCAATACAACCTTCAGTATTCCGGCTCAGACAGCACCCCAGCGAATCATTGTTATGTGCCCTTAGGCAACGGGGTATAAAAACATACCAATTGGAGATAAATAGACAGAAAAAGCACAGGAGGAAATACATGGATTCTATTTGGGCAAATTCTTGTAAACTGGAAAAAAGACCTTCCTTAAAAGGTGAAATTGAAACAGAGATTGCCATTATCGGAGGTGGTATGACCGGAGTCCTGACTGCATGGCAGCTTCAAAAGTCCGGGAAAAAGGCAGTTGTACTGGAACGCTATTCTGTCGGAAGCGGACAAACAGGAAATACCACTGCAAAAATCACTTCACAGCATGGTATGTGTTATGCAAACATGATAGAAAAATACGGAACTGCTAAAGCAAGACAATATGCTCTTGCCAACGAAAATGCCAGAAAAGAATATATGCGCATAATCCAAACAGAGAACATAGACTGTAATTTTGAAACCGTCTGTTCTTATGTATACGGAAAAAGTGCAGGGAGATTAGAGGAAGAGATACGGGCGGCCAAAAGTCTGGGACTTCCTGCAGAGCTTTCCAGAGAGCATCTGACTCTGCCTTTCCCGGTCTGGGGTGCGGTCAAATTCCGCAACCAGGCACAGTTTCACCCTTTGAAATTCCTGTCTGCCCTGACACAGGATCTGACCATTTACGAAAATACTCCTGTGAAGAGGGCAGAAGGGCATATGCTCACAACTCCGGAAGGACAGGTAAAAGCAGAAAACATTATATTTGCCTGCCATTTTCCCTTTGTGAATATTCCGGGGCTGTATTTTGCCAGAATGCATCAGGAGCGCTCTTATGTTCTGGCGTTGGAAAATGCACCGCTTCCAAATGGTATGTATATCGGGGCAGAAAAGAACAGCTATTCCTTCCGAAGCTTTGGAAGCTGCCTGCTCTTAGGCGGAGAGGGACACCGCTGTGGTGAAAATGACGAAGCTTCCCGGTATCAGAGGCTTAGAAAGAGAGCAGAGCAATGGTTTCCAAAAAGCCGGGAAATTTGCTGCTGGTCTGCACAGGACTGTGTAACAGCTGATTCTATCCCCTATATCGGAAAATTCTCTGCCGGAAAAGAAGACTGGTACGTGGCAACCGGCTTTCAAAAGTGGGGCATGACCACATCTATGGCTGCAGCCATGCTTCTGCGGGACGAAATCTGCCGGATTCCCAATCCCAACCGGGAAATTTTTTCACCGCAGCGCTTTCCCATAAAGGATATGGATTTTTTCCTGTCAGACGGGCTTCGTTCTGCAAAGGAGCTGGTAAGACCTTTTTTGAAAAATCCTCAGCTTACTGCCAAGGATCTTATGCCCGGACATGGGGGCATTGTCACACATGAAGGAAAGAAAATCGGCATTTACAAAGATGAACAGGGACATGTCTATGCCGTCAAAATCCGTTGTCCTCATCTGGGCTGTCAGCTTTCCTGGAATCCAGATGAAAAAAGTTGGGACTGTCCCTGCCATGGCTCCAGATTTGATTATCGCGGAAAACTTTTAAATGGGCCTGCACAAACCCCTATTTAATCCGGTTTTTCACGCAACACCACAGCCTTTGAAGCAGAACGCCTCCGCTCATCACTTAATTTGGCATAGTGCTTTTTCGTGGTATTGACATCAGCATGTCCCAAAACATCAGCTACCAGATAAATATCCCCGGTTTCCCGGTAAAGGGCTGTACCATAAGTACTTCGCAGCTTGTGAGGGGTAATGGTTTTAACGGAAACAGCAGAAGCGTATTTCTTCACCATTTTTTCCACTGCGTCCACACTGATACGCTTTCTCTGTCCGGAGAGGAAGAGTGCCTCCTCATGACCTGCAACCGGGGTAATGGCATTTCTGGAAATTTCCAGATAGTCCTGTAATGCCTGTTCCACCTCAGTACCAAAATATACAATCATTTCGTTTCCGCCTTTTCGCAGAATCCGAATACCATTGTTTTTAAAGTCTACATCACCAATGTTTAATCCCACCAGTTCAGATACACGAACGCCTGTTCCAAGCAGGAGAGTAATGATTGCAATATCCCGGCACTTTTGTTTGTTATAGTGATAAAGCTGAACGCCAGTCAACTGTTTTCCATAATTTTCAATATGATCCAGAAGATTTGCGACCTCATCAGGGTCCAGTTGGATAATGGCTTTTTCTTTGATTTTCGGCATATCAACCAGACGTACCGGATTCGTCTGCAAAAGCTGACGTTTGCATAAATAATCATAAAAACTACGTAAACAGGACATTTTTCTTGCAATTCCTGTACGAGAATTGGTTTCCAGACGATTATCCGTGGTTTTATAGGCTTTTAAATATTCCTCAAATTCCTCAAAATCCACAGGCTCTAAAAGGGATAAATCCTGAACAGAGATATCAGCCATGGATTTTTCCTTTAAAGCGGGATTGGTAAGCTGCAAAAAGCGAAAAAAGACACGAAGGTCATATGCATAGGACAAACGGGTTTTATCCGAGGTCGTAGGTTCCTTGGCGCGGAAATAATCCTTGACGTATGGGGGAAGCTCTGTAAGAAATTCACGGAGCTTTACTGTATTTTCAATTTTTTCCTGTTCACGGTATGTAATTGGCTTTGCCATAAAAAACCTCCAAAATTCATTGTTTTGAGAGTAGTTTATCATAAAAGTAAGAAAAAAGCTATAGTTTTTCGGTTAAATCTGTATTTGTCCGCTAAACTATTTTAAAGAACAAGGACTGCTGTTTTATAGATATTCCGTATATTTTTCCTATTTCAATACTGTATTTGCCCTATGCAAAGCTTCATTCCATTTCACATCTGCATTTTTTAACGCTTCAGGTATTATATTTTACATAATATAATTATGGTCAATCATATTTTTCAGCAATTCTATATCTGTAGCTTTCTGTCTGTTAAAACCGCTCGCAAGGAAACATAACAATATTTATAAAATAAAAAAGAAAAGATACTTTTAGGGCACTCCTATTTAATATAGCATATCCGTCCAAAAGCATCTTTTCTTCATTTCTATTTTAATCTTTATTTATTTTGCAAACGTATTTTCATCTAACAGGATTGTAAACGGTCCCTCATTTACAAGAGAAACCTTCATATATGCTCCAAACCTTCCGGTTTTGACTACCGGAACACTCTCCCTGACTTTTTCTACCATATACTTATACAATTCCTCTGCTTCCTGAGGGTTTCTGGCATCAAAAAAGCTAGGACGATTACCCTTGTTACAGTTTGCATAAAGAGTGAACTGGGAAACCAAAAGAACTTCTCCATTTACATCTGCCAGAGAAAGGTTCGTCTTTCCCTGCTCATCAGCAAATATCCGAAGATTTATCATTTTTTTCACATACTGGTCTACCGTTTCTTTTGTATCTTCTTTACCAATACCTACCAGCACCAGAAATCCTTTTTTAATCTCCGCCATGCCGCCGTTTTCTATTTCCACTCCGGCATGACTTACCTTTTGTATTACAAGCTTCATAGCCTCTCCTCTCCTATTTTACATATTCTGTATCACTCTTTCGGGTCCTGTATCTTTTTCACTTCCTCCTGCTCTTCAAAACTTACCGGCTGTAGTGTCCTGGGGTCAATATATCGAATATTTTCATATGCCTTTTCGTCTGTAGGCATAGATTTTTTTCGTAATTCATGATTACGGAAATGCCTGACTCCTGCCACCATAACCGCCCACAAAGGTACGCCGATAATCATTCCGGGAATTCCCATAAGACCTCCGAAAAGTAAAATTGCCACAATTACCATAAAGCTGGACAATCCTGTGGAATCCCCTAAAATCTTCGGTCCTAAAATATTTCCGTCAAACTGCTGTAGAATCAGAATAAAAATCAGGAAATACAGGCAGTGCATAGGGTTTACCATTAAAATAATAAACGCACTCGGAATAGCTCCAAGATAGGGACCAAAAAATGGAATCACATTGGTCACACCTACAATAACGCTGACCAGCAGCTTATATGGGGTACCGATAAGAGAGGTTCCAATATAACACAAAATCCCGATAATAACAGAGTCAATAATCTTTCCATTGATAAATCCGCCAAAGGTTTTATGCGTAAAGCGAAATCCCCTTATAATTGTATTTGCTCGTTCTGTATCAAACAGGGCATACACCAACATTTTAGACTGCGTAACAAATTCTTCTTTTCCTGCCATTAAATACACCGAAATAATCAGTCCAATAAGCAGATTCTTAATAAATACCAGGGTTCCAAACACGCCGGTTGTCAGGGATTGAAGGATTGCTTTTACTTGGGGAAGCACCTCTGTGTTTAAAAAGGTTTCCACTTTTGGAGAATATCGGTTCAGATAGTCAAAAACAATATCCTGCCACTCTGGATTATCCTTTAATATTGATTCCAGCCAATGGCGAATATTCTGGACATATCGTGGTGAATCATTGATAATGCTGATAATATTATCTAAAATGCTCGGTACAACCATGGACAAAAGAGAATATATAATGAAAAATGCAAATAATAAAGAGGTAGCAATACAAAGATATCTCACAACTCTTTTATAGTTTTTTTCCAATACCACATGTTTCTTTTCTTTCAAATACCGAAAAATCTTTCTTTCCTGAAAATTCACCACAGGAATCAAAAGATAGGCAATGACTGCACCGCAGATAACGGGCATCATAATGCTGATAATTTTCCGAATACCATTAAACAATACATGCATACGGAAAATCACAAAATAAAACAACAAGCTGGCACAGACAACCGCAAAAGCCGTCATTCCCCAGTACAGATACTTTTTATTCCAACGAAATTTCATGCTGAGCCTCCGTTCCTATTGATTTCGTTGCGAAAATTGCATAACATGCAATCATTCTACCACGTGCGCAGAAAAGGAAGCGCCTACAAGGCATTTACTTTTCAAGCCGTGACTTGCCCGGTATAATCTGCCACATCGTGGCAGCAAGCCGAATACTTCGGCTTGGATTGCACAACGTGTAATTATTATACCACGAATTTCCCTCCTTGTGGGGAAAACCGTAAAAAATTGTTTCCTTTTTCTTATTTTTATGCTATGATTCAGGGGACTTATACAAACTAGTAGAAAGGACTGTATTGTATGAAATTACAGAAATTACTGAGTCTTACCAGAAAAGCGGTAGACGAATTTCAGCTTATAGAAGAAGGGGATAAAATTGCAGTTGGTGTTTCCGGTGGAAAGGACAGCCTTGCCATGCTTTATGCCCTTCACGGTCTTATGAGATTTTATCCAAAGTCATTTACCATGGAGGCCATTACCGTAGATTTGGGACACCCTGATTTTTCTCTGGGTAAAATCGAAAACTTATGTAAAGAATTAGAGGTTCCTTTTCATGTGGTGAAAACAGACATCGCGCCCATTATTTTTCAGGAAAGAAAAGAAAGCAATCCCTGTTCCCTGTGTGCGAAAATGCGAAAAGGCGCCTTAAATACAGAAGCAAAAAGACTGGGCTGCAATAAGATTGCCTATGCCCATCACAAAGACGATATCATAGAAACCATGCTGCTCTCTCTCATTTATGAAGGCAGATTCCATACATTTGCTCCCAAAACTTATCTGGACCGTATGGATTTAACCGTTATCCGCCCCCTGCTCTTTGTCAACGAAGCTGATGTCATTGGCTTTAAAAATATGTATCATCTGGAAATTGAGAAAAGCCCCTGCCCTGTAGACGGCTATACGAAGCGCCAGTATGCCAAAGAACTGGTGGCAAATCTGAACCGGGAAAATCCGGGTGCAAAGGAACGAATGTTTACTGCTATTTTAAACAGCAATATCAATGGGTGGCATGAAGTCAAACATCATAAATAGAGCAAATAACTATTGAGAATTTTGAGAACCAAGGTGTGCGAAACCCTCTTAGTTTTCGCACACCTGGTTCTCTTACACAGATTTCCTTTTCATCACACATTG
This region includes:
- a CDS encoding ACT domain-containing protein; this encodes MKKTIITVVGEDTVGIIARVCTYLAESNINILNISQTIVDGYFNMMMITDTSMSAKKLNVISEELEALGKEIGVVIRVQLEDIFTKMHRI
- a CDS encoding tRNA lysidine(34) synthetase, encoding MKLQKLLSLTRKAVDEFQLIEEGDKIAVGVSGGKDSLAMLYALHGLMRFYPKSFTMEAITVDLGHPDFSLGKIENLCKELEVPFHVVKTDIAPIIFQERKESNPCSLCAKMRKGALNTEAKRLGCNKIAYAHHKDDIIETMLLSLIYEGRFHTFAPKTYLDRMDLTVIRPLLFVNEADVIGFKNMYHLEIEKSPCPVDGYTKRQYAKELVANLNRENPGAKERMFTAILNSNINGWHEVKHHK
- a CDS encoding PFL family protein; translated protein: MINMYEVNETNKMIAEENLDVRTITLGISLLDCIDSDLQQVNRKVYEKITGLARHLVETGDDISKEFGIPVVNKRISVTPIALIGGAACKTPEDFVSLAKTLDKAAKEVGVNFIGGYSATVCKGMTAADELLIRSIPEALASTERVCSSVNLGSTKTGINMDAVRLMGNIVRETAEATKEDDSLGCAKLVVFCNAPDDNPFMAGAFHGVTEADAVINVGVSGPGVVKKALEQVRGKNFEILCETIKKTAFKITRVGQLVAQEASRRLGIPFGIIDLSLAPTPAIGDSVADILHEIGVEYAGAPGTTAALALLNDQVKKGGVMASSYVGGLSGAFIPVSEDQGMIDAVVANALTIEKLEAMTCVCSVGLDMIAIPGDTKASTISGIIADECAIGMVNQKTTAVRIIPVIGKGVGETVEFGGLLGYAPVMPVNPYSCENFVNRTGRIPAPIHSFKN
- the rbr gene encoding rubrerythrin; translation: MNMELKDSITKENLMRAFAGESQARNRYTIAASQAHREHMAALEAVFLFTANQEREHAEIFYKHLSPLAQHNISIDGNYPVDISGDIAQLLRFAEKNEMEEHDDVYRAFEEKAREEGFQDIAGSFHMIGEIEKIHGKRFGMLAELLEEKKLFVSEVETSWICLKCGHVYTGLQVPEKCPVCGHDRGYYLRLELLPCAVGNTL
- the dtd gene encoding D-aminoacyl-tRNA deacylase — encoded protein: MKLVIQKVSHAGVEIENGGMAEIKKGFLVLVGIGKEDTKETVDQYVKKMINLRIFADEQGKTNLSLADVNGEVLLVSQFTLYANCNKGNRPSFFDARNPQEAEELYKYMVEKVRESVPVVKTGRFGAYMKVSLVNEGPFTILLDENTFAK
- a CDS encoding AI-2E family transporter, with product MKFRWNKKYLYWGMTAFAVVCASLLFYFVIFRMHVLFNGIRKIISIMMPVICGAVIAYLLIPVVNFQERKIFRYLKEKKHVVLEKNYKRVVRYLCIATSLLFAFFIIYSLLSMVVPSILDNIISIINDSPRYVQNIRHWLESILKDNPEWQDIVFDYLNRYSPKVETFLNTEVLPQVKAILQSLTTGVFGTLVFIKNLLIGLIISVYLMAGKEEFVTQSKMLVYALFDTERANTIIRGFRFTHKTFGGFINGKIIDSVIIGILCYIGTSLIGTPYKLLVSVIVGVTNVIPFFGPYLGAIPSAFIILMVNPMHCLYFLIFILILQQFDGNILGPKILGDSTGLSSFMVIVAILLFGGLMGIPGMIIGVPLWAVMVAGVRHFRNHELRKKSMPTDEKAYENIRYIDPRTLQPVSFEEQEEVKKIQDPKE
- a CDS encoding FAD-dependent oxidoreductase; the protein is MDSIWANSCKLEKRPSLKGEIETEIAIIGGGMTGVLTAWQLQKSGKKAVVLERYSVGSGQTGNTTAKITSQHGMCYANMIEKYGTAKARQYALANENARKEYMRIIQTENIDCNFETVCSYVYGKSAGRLEEEIRAAKSLGLPAELSREHLTLPFPVWGAVKFRNQAQFHPLKFLSALTQDLTIYENTPVKRAEGHMLTTPEGQVKAENIIFACHFPFVNIPGLYFARMHQERSYVLALENAPLPNGMYIGAEKNSYSFRSFGSCLLLGGEGHRCGENDEASRYQRLRKRAEQWFPKSREICCWSAQDCVTADSIPYIGKFSAGKEDWYVATGFQKWGMTTSMAAAMLLRDEICRIPNPNREIFSPQRFPIKDMDFFLSDGLRSAKELVRPFLKNPQLTAKDLMPGHGGIVTHEGKKIGIYKDEQGHVYAVKIRCPHLGCQLSWNPDEKSWDCPCHGSRFDYRGKLLNGPAQTPI
- a CDS encoding MBL fold metallo-hydrolase yields the protein MNLCSIASGSSGNCIYVGSDTTSLLVDVGISGKRIEEGLRSIDHTTGDCDGILITHEHSDHIKGLGVISRKHKIPIYCTRGTMEAMQSMNSLGKMPEGLFHPIEADKTFQIGDLEVQPFSISHDAAEPVGYRVNHGTKSAGIATDLGFYDDYIVKNLAGLDVLLLEANHDVNMLQVGSYPYYLKQRILGNRGHLSNENAGRLLCRLLHDHMKAIFLGHLSRENNYEALAYETVCSEVTMGDNPWKSSDFKIAVAHREQVSDLVTV
- a CDS encoding tyrosine-type recombinase/integrase; its protein translation is MAKPITYREQEKIENTVKLREFLTELPPYVKDYFRAKEPTTSDKTRLSYAYDLRVFFRFLQLTNPALKEKSMADISVQDLSLLEPVDFEEFEEYLKAYKTTDNRLETNSRTGIARKMSCLRSFYDYLCKRQLLQTNPVRLVDMPKIKEKAIIQLDPDEVANLLDHIENYGKQLTGVQLYHYNKQKCRDIAIITLLLGTGVRVSELVGLNIGDVDFKNNGIRILRKGGNEMIVYFGTEVEQALQDYLEISRNAITPVAGHEEALFLSGQRKRISVDAVEKMVKKYASAVSVKTITPHKLRSTYGTALYRETGDIYLVADVLGHADVNTTKKHYAKLSDERRRSASKAVVLREKPD